The Leadbettera azotonutricia ZAS-9 genome has a window encoding:
- the guaB gene encoding IMP dehydrogenase, whose translation MFDEAYSYDDVLLLPGYSEILPKECDIATTLCADIRLNVPIISAAMDTVTEEKLAIAIALEGGAGVIHRNLSPEEQARQAASVKRFLNWVIETPVTVGEDAKVKDVKAVMNRFNVSGLPVLDTNNRLVGIITGRDLRFCNDDTLNVVDVMTRNPVVEQGEPSVSSAREKFDKHRIEKLPVVDAEGRLTGLITVKDMEKHAFYPKAATDKGGRLIVGAAVSPQDYNVRMPLLKDAKIDFVVLDTAHGDSKNVMAAIQGIKEKYGVPVIGGNVATKEGTRRLIEAGADAVKVGIGPGSICTTRVVSGIGVPQFTAVWDCAEEAAKSGIPVIADGGIKFSGDITKAIGAGANVVMIGNLFAGLKEAPGSEVIFDGRIYKEYRGMGSMGAIADGSGDRYQMGKDETPVPEGIEGRVPYRGELREYLNQLSSGLRKGMGYCGCKDIDDLKKYRKFVKITAAGLRESHAHDITITQEAPNYSRS comes from the coding sequence ATGTTTGACGAAGCCTATTCCTACGATGACGTGCTCCTCCTTCCGGGGTATTCGGAAATACTTCCCAAGGAATGCGACATCGCAACTACCCTTTGTGCCGATATACGGCTCAACGTGCCTATCATTTCCGCGGCTATGGATACGGTAACTGAAGAGAAACTCGCCATCGCAATAGCCCTTGAAGGCGGCGCAGGCGTGATACACCGGAACCTCAGCCCCGAGGAGCAAGCCCGGCAGGCTGCTTCGGTGAAGCGTTTCCTTAACTGGGTTATTGAGACCCCGGTGACCGTGGGTGAGGATGCGAAAGTAAAAGACGTTAAAGCAGTGATGAACCGCTTCAACGTTTCGGGCCTTCCGGTGCTGGATACCAATAACCGGCTTGTAGGGATTATCACCGGGCGGGACCTGCGTTTCTGCAATGACGATACCCTCAATGTAGTTGATGTGATGACCAGAAATCCCGTGGTGGAGCAGGGGGAGCCTTCGGTCTCCAGCGCCAGGGAAAAATTCGACAAGCACCGCATCGAGAAACTTCCCGTGGTGGATGCCGAAGGGAGGCTCACCGGACTTATCACTGTCAAGGATATGGAGAAACATGCCTTCTACCCCAAGGCAGCCACCGACAAGGGCGGGAGGCTTATCGTAGGGGCGGCAGTTTCGCCCCAGGATTACAATGTGCGCATGCCCCTCCTAAAAGATGCCAAGATTGATTTTGTCGTTCTTGATACTGCCCATGGGGATTCAAAGAATGTAATGGCGGCGATACAGGGCATAAAAGAAAAATACGGCGTTCCGGTGATAGGCGGAAACGTGGCGACCAAAGAAGGGACCCGCAGGCTCATCGAAGCGGGGGCGGACGCAGTAAAAGTGGGCATAGGCCCAGGCTCCATCTGCACCACCCGGGTTGTATCGGGCATAGGGGTTCCTCAGTTTACCGCTGTATGGGACTGCGCCGAGGAAGCCGCCAAATCGGGCATTCCCGTCATTGCTGACGGCGGCATTAAATTCTCCGGTGACATCACCAAAGCCATAGGCGCTGGTGCAAATGTGGTAATGATAGGAAATCTCTTTGCGGGCCTTAAAGAAGCGCCGGGCAGCGAGGTTATTTTTGACGGCAGGATTTACAAGGAATACCGGGGCATGGGCAGCATGGGCGCCATTGCGGACGGTTCAGGCGATCGCTACCAGATGGGCAAGGACGAAACTCCCGTACCCGAGGGCATTGAGGGCCGGGTGCCTTATCGGGGCGAACTCCGGGAATACCTTAACCAGCTTAGCTCGGGGCTGCGCAAAGGCATGGGGTATTGCGGGTGTAAGGATATCGATGATCTCAAGAAGTACCGGAAATTTGTGAAGATAACCGCAGCAGGCCTCCGGGAAAGCCATGCCCACGATATTACCATTACCCAGGAAGCGCCTAACTATTCGAGGAGCTAG
- a CDS encoding TIGR02757 family protein, translating into MDPVQFPHRFSKREDIEIAAFLASAIAWGRRDLIIKSAERMFSLLGLSPHAFIMDGDYKKLKENCVHRTFFEKDLKYFCKGFKACYKKYGNLENLFASALNAPGGSGDIWEGIVLFREEMAKGNGGVYTKHIANSEANSACKRINLSLRWLVRREGPIDLGIWKGISPSLLIIPLDVHVGRVSRSLGLLASGRQANDKKTAIALTEKLRGFCLEDPIKYDLALFGMGAAL; encoded by the coding sequence TTGGATCCGGTGCAGTTTCCCCATCGGTTTTCCAAAAGGGAAGATATCGAAATTGCCGCCTTTCTTGCCAGCGCCATTGCCTGGGGCCGCCGCGATCTCATCATCAAGTCCGCAGAGCGCATGTTCTCCCTTCTGGGCCTGAGCCCTCATGCTTTTATAATGGATGGCGATTATAAAAAACTGAAAGAAAATTGCGTTCACCGGACTTTTTTTGAAAAAGATCTGAAATATTTCTGCAAGGGATTTAAAGCCTGTTACAAAAAATACGGAAACCTGGAAAATCTTTTTGCGTCAGCGTTAAATGCACCGGGCGGTTCCGGCGATATATGGGAAGGCATCGTTTTGTTCCGCGAAGAGATGGCCAAAGGGAATGGCGGCGTCTATACCAAGCACATCGCCAACTCCGAAGCCAACTCAGCCTGTAAACGCATCAACCTGAGCCTGCGCTGGCTCGTCCGCCGTGAGGGACCAATCGACCTTGGTATCTGGAAAGGTATTTCTCCTTCTTTGTTAATTATTCCCCTGGATGTCCATGTGGGGCGGGTTTCACGTTCGTTGGGGCTTCTGGCTTCGGGCCGCCAGGCAAATGACAAAAAGACGGCTATTGCGCTGACAGAGAAACTGCGAGGCTTTTGCCTGGAAGATCCTATAAAATACGATTTGGCGCTTTTTGGGATGGGGGCAGCATTATAG
- the purA gene encoding adenylosuccinate synthase — translation MKVVVIGAQWGDEGKGKIVDYLANEAQIIVRFSGGANAGHTIVIGDQQYALHLIPSGILYPDKMVILGAGMVIDPVALFTEIKMLQDRGIDTSGRILISDRAHIVLPRYIQIDKERDEARKKPIGTTGRGIGITYSMKSDRDGIRLADLSWKEKMDELDKADLDFLAPYLDRLEAMSIDLSAFLVHHKNSQILFEGAQGTLLDLDLGTYPYVSSGMSCAAGAAIGGCVGPRALDKVLGVFKAYSTRVGNGPFPSEFDPSGEDELCKFVRETGREYGVTTGRPRRCGYLDLVALRYACLTNSIDSLVMTHLDVYDTLDEIKACVAYRLGDKMIENFPASIAALNSATPVLRTFPGWKKTLSNALTYEEFPIAAMEYIEFIERFCETPIHIVSVGYDRKETIIRKSPWTI, via the coding sequence ATGAAAGTAGTGGTGATAGGCGCCCAGTGGGGCGATGAAGGGAAGGGCAAGATCGTGGATTATCTGGCGAATGAAGCCCAGATAATCGTCCGTTTTTCAGGCGGCGCCAATGCGGGGCATACCATCGTTATTGGCGACCAGCAGTACGCCCTGCACCTGATCCCTTCGGGGATACTGTACCCTGACAAGATGGTCATTCTGGGGGCGGGCATGGTCATTGACCCTGTGGCGCTCTTTACCGAAATCAAGATGCTCCAGGACAGGGGCATTGATACTTCGGGGCGGATTCTGATTTCCGACCGTGCTCACATTGTGCTTCCCCGTTATATCCAGATTGACAAGGAGCGGGACGAGGCGCGGAAAAAGCCCATCGGCACTACGGGGCGGGGCATAGGCATCACCTATTCCATGAAGAGCGATCGCGACGGCATACGCCTGGCGGATCTTTCGTGGAAAGAAAAGATGGACGAGCTTGACAAAGCCGACCTGGACTTTTTGGCGCCCTACCTCGACAGGCTTGAAGCCATGAGCATAGACCTTTCGGCTTTCCTTGTGCATCACAAAAATTCCCAGATACTTTTTGAAGGCGCCCAGGGAACACTCCTCGACCTTGACCTTGGAACTTACCCCTATGTTTCGAGCGGCATGTCATGCGCTGCTGGCGCTGCCATAGGGGGCTGTGTTGGCCCCCGCGCTTTGGACAAGGTGCTGGGTGTTTTTAAGGCTTACAGCACCCGGGTTGGGAACGGGCCTTTCCCCAGCGAGTTTGATCCCAGCGGCGAGGATGAGCTTTGCAAATTTGTCCGGGAGACCGGGCGTGAATACGGCGTTACTACCGGGAGGCCCCGGCGCTGCGGTTATCTTGACCTTGTGGCCCTTCGTTACGCCTGCCTTACCAATTCCATCGACAGTCTCGTGATGACCCACCTGGACGTGTACGACACCCTCGATGAGATCAAGGCCTGCGTGGCGTACAGGCTTGGCGACAAGATGATCGAAAATTTCCCCGCATCCATTGCGGCTTTGAACAGCGCAACCCCGGTGCTTCGTACTTTTCCGGGGTGGAAAAAGACGCTCTCCAATGCCCTGACCTATGAGGAATTCCCCATAGCGGCCATGGAGTACATTGAGTTCATTGAGCGTTTCTGCGAGACTCCTATTCACATTGTTTCTGTGGGCTATGACAGGAAGGAAACGATTATTCGAAAGTCGCCCTGGACTATATAA
- the guaA gene encoding glutamine-hydrolyzing GMP synthase, producing the protein MDKILVLDFGSQTTALIGRRIRELGVYSEVIPGDTPLTDEFLASDTCKGVKGLILSGSPESVYTKEGSVPDPKVYSCGLPLLGICYGLQRMTYDNGGKVEALPKREYGGVGVTLDDADPPPHALSFINGFKKKSFTAWMSHGDTLTRLAPGFLQFGTSETGFPAVVIHESKSWFGLQFHPEVTHSEGGLDILAAYTFGVCRCEKNWTMEHYVEEVRRSLAARVEKNPVLLLISGGVDSTVAGALLLKTLDPDHVHLMYMDTGLMRKDETKTVKVALEKLGARHLHIIHCEDEFLAKLKGLEDPEAKRKAIGDLFITIQEREVARLGLPDSYFLAQGTLYTDLIESGKGVGKKAHLIKSHHNVGSPLVDAKRKAGRIIEPLDKLYKDEVRALGRLLVVDEEVVRRHPFPGPGLGVRILGEVTKEKCDILREADAIFISELKKRNLYDEIWQAFAVLLPIRSVGVAGDVRKYGWVLALRAITSADGMTADVYPFPTKDLLEISTLITNEVQDIGRVTYDISSKPPATIEWE; encoded by the coding sequence ATGGATAAAATTCTGGTTTTGGACTTCGGCAGCCAGACCACGGCCCTCATCGGGCGGCGCATCAGGGAACTTGGGGTCTATTCTGAAGTTATCCCCGGCGATACTCCTCTTACTGATGAGTTTCTTGCAAGCGATACATGCAAAGGTGTTAAGGGGCTTATTCTCTCGGGATCTCCTGAGTCGGTGTATACCAAAGAGGGCAGCGTGCCCGACCCTAAAGTGTATTCCTGCGGCCTTCCGCTTTTGGGGATCTGTTACGGCCTCCAGCGCATGACATACGACAACGGCGGCAAAGTCGAAGCTCTCCCCAAGCGTGAATACGGCGGGGTAGGTGTTACACTTGATGATGCAGATCCGCCCCCCCATGCACTTTCTTTTATCAATGGTTTTAAGAAAAAAAGTTTTACTGCCTGGATGAGCCATGGCGATACGCTGACAAGACTTGCCCCTGGTTTTCTGCAATTCGGCACGAGTGAGACTGGCTTCCCTGCGGTAGTGATCCACGAATCCAAATCCTGGTTCGGCCTACAGTTCCACCCCGAGGTTACCCACTCAGAAGGGGGCCTCGACATACTCGCTGCGTACACCTTCGGTGTGTGCCGTTGCGAAAAAAATTGGACCATGGAACATTATGTTGAAGAAGTACGCCGTAGCCTCGCAGCCAGGGTTGAAAAAAATCCGGTGCTGCTTCTCATTTCCGGCGGCGTGGATTCTACTGTCGCGGGGGCGCTGCTCCTCAAGACCCTCGACCCTGACCATGTTCACCTTATGTACATGGACACGGGCCTTATGCGCAAGGATGAAACCAAAACAGTAAAAGTGGCGCTTGAAAAACTCGGTGCCAGGCACCTTCATATTATCCACTGCGAAGATGAATTCCTCGCCAAGCTCAAAGGGCTGGAAGATCCCGAGGCTAAGCGTAAGGCTATCGGCGATCTTTTTATTACCATACAGGAGCGGGAAGTTGCCCGTCTTGGCCTTCCTGATTCCTACTTTCTTGCCCAGGGAACTCTCTACACCGATCTTATCGAAAGCGGCAAAGGTGTGGGGAAGAAAGCCCACCTCATCAAGAGCCATCACAATGTGGGGAGTCCTCTGGTAGACGCCAAACGCAAGGCGGGCCGCATCATCGAGCCTTTGGACAAACTATACAAAGACGAAGTCCGTGCCCTTGGCCGTCTTCTTGTTGTGGATGAAGAAGTTGTGCGCCGCCATCCCTTCCCCGGCCCCGGCCTTGGGGTGCGCATACTGGGTGAAGTTACTAAAGAGAAGTGCGATATACTCCGCGAGGCCGACGCCATTTTTATTTCCGAATTGAAAAAACGCAATTTGTACGATGAAATATGGCAGGCTTTTGCGGTGCTGCTCCCCATACGCTCGGTGGGCGTTGCGGGCGATGTTCGTAAGTACGGCTGGGTGCTTGCCCTGCGGGCTATTACTTCTGCTGACGGCATGACCGCCGATGTGTATCCTTTCCCCACCAAGGATCTGCTTGAGATTTCTACGCTCATTACCAATGAAGTGCAGGACATTGGACGGGTGACGTACGATATTTCATCAAAGCCGCCGGCCACCATTGAGTGGGAGTAG
- the mgtE gene encoding magnesium transporter produces the protein MDEIIEIINGTPIDIKRLHAIFAGMNPVDIAGLFEDMDKDSIGQVFRVLPKAIAAEVFAYIEPDEQQLIVENLTDKEISEIINKLFMDDTVDFIEEMPANVVKRVLQNVGVEKRKLINQILRYPEDSAGSVMTTEYINLGEDMTVAEAFDFIRKTGVNKETIYTSYVITPDRKLIGSLSAKTLMLAQPGERVSDIMEKNVIHTHTTDDQEMVAGLFKKYDLLSMPVVDNDDRLVGIVTVDDVLEIIEEESTEDIEIMGALQPSEEPYMKTGIIQLAKNRMLWLLVLMLSATVTGAVLSGFEDALAVLPILVIFIPMLMDTGGNAGSQSSTLIIRGMALGEIESKNLLEVLWKEVRIGFLCGIVLGFINFIRVYLMNGRNAVLAFAVTMSLFCTIIIAKMVGCMLPIVAKKIKVDPAIMAAPLITTIVDAASLLIYFSIAKLIFKI, from the coding sequence ATGGACGAAATAATAGAAATCATTAATGGAACCCCAATTGACATAAAGAGGCTTCATGCTATTTTTGCGGGGATGAATCCTGTGGATATAGCCGGGTTGTTCGAAGATATGGATAAGGACAGCATTGGACAGGTGTTTCGGGTGCTGCCCAAGGCCATTGCGGCTGAGGTTTTTGCGTATATAGAGCCTGACGAGCAGCAGCTGATTGTCGAGAACCTTACGGATAAGGAAATCAGTGAAATCATCAATAAGCTGTTCATGGACGATACGGTGGACTTTATCGAGGAGATGCCTGCCAATGTGGTGAAACGGGTATTGCAGAATGTAGGGGTGGAAAAAAGGAAGCTCATCAATCAAATATTGAGGTATCCTGAGGATTCTGCCGGCAGTGTCATGACCACTGAGTACATCAACCTCGGGGAAGACATGACGGTTGCCGAGGCCTTTGATTTTATACGAAAAACTGGCGTTAACAAGGAAACCATATATACCAGCTATGTCATCACTCCGGACAGGAAGCTCATAGGCAGCCTGTCTGCCAAGACCCTCATGCTTGCGCAGCCGGGGGAAAGGGTGAGCGATATAATGGAGAAGAATGTTATTCATACCCATACTACAGACGATCAGGAAATGGTGGCTGGGCTGTTTAAAAAGTATGACCTCCTTTCCATGCCCGTTGTTGATAATGACGACAGGCTTGTGGGTATTGTTACGGTTGATGATGTGCTCGAGATCATAGAAGAGGAGAGCACCGAAGATATCGAAATAATGGGCGCCTTGCAGCCGTCTGAAGAGCCTTATATGAAAACAGGGATTATTCAGCTTGCAAAAAACCGTATGCTTTGGCTTCTGGTGCTGATGCTTTCTGCAACTGTCACCGGCGCTGTGCTGTCGGGTTTTGAAGACGCTCTTGCGGTTCTGCCTATACTGGTTATTTTTATCCCAATGCTGATGGACACGGGAGGTAACGCAGGTTCTCAAAGTTCTACACTGATTATTCGCGGTATGGCCCTTGGGGAAATCGAAAGCAAGAATCTTTTGGAAGTTTTATGGAAAGAGGTGCGTATAGGTTTTCTCTGTGGTATTGTTCTTGGATTTATCAATTTTATCCGCGTTTATTTAATGAACGGCAGGAATGCGGTTCTTGCCTTTGCTGTAACGATGAGTTTGTTTTGTACAATCATAATTGCAAAAATGGTCGGCTGTATGCTTCCCATTGTTGCCAAGAAAATAAAAGTTGATCCGGCCATAATGGCAGCGCCTCTTATAACTACTATCGTTGATGCCGCCTCGCTGCTTATTTATTTTTCCATTGCCAAATTGATTTTTAAAATATAG